A single window of Bremerella cremea DNA harbors:
- a CDS encoding PQQ-binding-like beta-propeller repeat protein translates to MPLPSFVRFLFALLVVAACGGVSSALADDWPQWMGPQRDDVYREAGTIQSIPEQGLKVKWRVPIAGGYSGPAVAGGRVFVTDFVAKTNQINNDPGTRQQRLGKERILAFDEKTGEPLWEYAYERPYEISYAVGPRCTPTVDDGLVYMLGAEGDLICLDAETGDLAWRRSLKDDFGAEIPIWGCASHPLVYGDLLITMVGGEGQGVVAFNKKNGEIVWKALDCKMGYAPPSVIEAGKTKQLIVYQPEGVVSLNPEDGKVYWEIGLTPAYEMAIARPMFDGNKLYASGIHTESVMIELDEEKPAAKELWRGKPKNAVYSGTSTPLFVDGVVYGSDCNVGILVAVDAQNGDRLWTTFEATRPEVTRFIKHGTCFLTRIGDSERYFIFSEEGDLLVAKLTRDGFESLGRYHVLEPTSEAFGRGVVWSHPAFANKTGYFRNDKELVAVDLQAN, encoded by the coding sequence ATGCCTTTGCCTTCTTTCGTACGATTTCTGTTCGCTTTGCTCGTGGTGGCGGCGTGTGGGGGTGTTTCCTCTGCGCTGGCCGACGATTGGCCGCAGTGGATGGGGCCTCAGCGAGATGATGTCTACCGAGAGGCAGGTACCATCCAGTCGATTCCCGAGCAGGGGCTGAAGGTGAAATGGCGTGTGCCGATCGCTGGGGGCTATTCCGGGCCAGCCGTAGCTGGAGGACGCGTCTTCGTCACGGACTTTGTGGCCAAGACGAACCAAATCAACAACGACCCTGGCACACGGCAACAGCGGCTAGGTAAGGAGCGGATCCTGGCTTTCGACGAGAAGACCGGCGAGCCGCTATGGGAATACGCCTACGAGCGTCCTTACGAGATTTCGTACGCCGTGGGCCCTCGCTGCACGCCCACGGTCGACGATGGCTTAGTTTATATGCTGGGTGCCGAAGGGGATTTGATTTGCCTCGACGCCGAAACGGGCGATCTAGCTTGGCGCCGGAGCTTAAAAGATGATTTCGGGGCGGAAATTCCGATCTGGGGTTGCGCATCGCATCCGCTGGTATACGGCGATCTGCTAATCACGATGGTCGGTGGCGAGGGGCAAGGAGTGGTCGCTTTCAATAAAAAGAATGGCGAGATCGTCTGGAAAGCACTTGATTGCAAAATGGGCTACGCCCCGCCGTCGGTGATTGAGGCTGGCAAAACCAAGCAATTGATTGTCTATCAGCCGGAAGGTGTGGTTTCGCTAAACCCAGAAGACGGCAAGGTTTATTGGGAGATCGGGCTGACGCCAGCGTACGAGATGGCCATCGCTCGCCCCATGTTTGATGGCAATAAGTTGTATGCCAGTGGGATTCATACCGAATCGGTCATGATAGAGCTTGATGAAGAAAAGCCAGCTGCCAAAGAGTTGTGGCGAGGGAAGCCGAAGAATGCTGTTTACAGTGGAACTTCTACCCCACTATTTGTCGATGGCGTGGTTTATGGCAGCGATTGCAATGTTGGCATCTTGGTGGCGGTCGATGCCCAGAACGGCGATCGGCTGTGGACCACCTTCGAAGCGACTCGGCCCGAGGTTACGCGATTCATCAAGCATGGAACTTGCTTTCTCACTCGGATTGGTGATTCCGAACGCTATTTTATTTTCAGTGAGGAAGGCGATCTGTTAGTGGCAAAGCTCACGCGAGATGGCTTTGAGTCGTTGGGACGCTATCACGTGCTAGAGCCGACTAGCGAGGCCTTTGGGCGTGGCGTGGTTTGGTCGCACCCAGCGTTTGCCAACAAGACCGGCTACTTTCGCAACGATAAAGAACTGGTGGCAGTAGACCTTCAGGCCAACTAG
- a CDS encoding DNA-directed RNA polymerase subunit alpha C-terminal domain-containing protein: MIQGIDFDLKSVVLTNSSFGPEEIRQILRTVGRDYNAYSTLRDSVSELEGQSEERSPATNVRLGVCLFIMGYHGRAVATLSAADGGALAHFYLGRSYYAMQEYDKAIEAFQSAQTAGYNRDDCQLGMIESLRSKGKSEEALAMLDNMFGPVESTANYLYQRGATIASLGGNPAEVVALYERAVEADPGHAGALFGLALENDRRGNDVQALQLYQNAAAVFPTHVGALLNLGLLHEDRGEYDRATHCYQRVLDSYPNDKRARMYMKDAQASGDMFYDEEEQKKRDRMSQVLSIPVTDFELSVRSRNCLQKMGIMTLGDLCRCSEQELLASKNFGETSLIEIRDMLRSKGLELGQMANEKQAAPEVTYDTSGLSADEQALLDRPIAELSLSVRARKCMVRLGISTIGELVRRTGDELLECKNFGVTSLNEVREKLTSYNLKLRGD; the protein is encoded by the coding sequence ATGATTCAAGGAATCGATTTCGATTTGAAGAGCGTTGTTCTTACGAATTCGTCCTTTGGACCAGAGGAGATTCGCCAGATCTTGCGGACGGTCGGACGCGATTACAACGCCTATTCGACGCTGCGAGATAGCGTTTCTGAACTGGAAGGCCAGTCGGAAGAACGCTCGCCGGCGACGAATGTTCGCTTGGGCGTTTGTCTGTTTATCATGGGGTACCATGGTCGTGCCGTTGCTACGCTTTCGGCTGCCGATGGTGGAGCTTTGGCTCACTTTTACCTGGGCCGCAGCTACTATGCCATGCAAGAGTACGATAAGGCGATCGAAGCCTTTCAATCGGCTCAAACCGCTGGCTACAACCGCGACGATTGCCAGTTGGGCATGATCGAATCGCTGAGAAGCAAGGGTAAGTCGGAAGAAGCCCTGGCGATGCTCGACAACATGTTCGGCCCTGTGGAATCGACTGCGAATTACCTCTATCAACGTGGTGCGACGATTGCTTCGTTGGGCGGAAATCCAGCTGAAGTTGTTGCGTTGTACGAGCGAGCCGTCGAAGCTGATCCGGGGCATGCCGGGGCTTTGTTTGGCTTGGCTTTAGAAAACGATCGCCGCGGAAATGACGTGCAGGCGTTGCAGCTTTATCAGAATGCTGCTGCTGTCTTCCCGACGCATGTCGGTGCCCTGTTGAACCTGGGACTGCTGCACGAAGATCGTGGCGAATACGACCGAGCGACCCATTGCTACCAGCGTGTTTTGGATTCTTATCCAAATGACAAGCGGGCTCGTATGTACATGAAAGATGCCCAAGCTTCGGGCGACATGTTCTACGACGAAGAAGAGCAAAAGAAACGCGACCGCATGTCGCAGGTGCTCAGCATTCCGGTTACCGATTTCGAGTTGTCGGTTCGCAGCCGCAACTGCTTGCAGAAAATGGGCATTATGACCCTGGGCGACCTCTGCCGCTGCTCGGAGCAGGAATTGCTGGCCAGTAAGAACTTTGGCGAGACCTCGCTTATTGAAATCCGGGACATGCTGCGTTCCAAAGGCTTGGAACTGGGGCAGATGGCCAACGAAAAGCAGGCCGCTCCCGAGGTTACTTACGATACTTCCGGCTTGTCGGCTGACGAGCAAGCCTTGCTCGATCGTCCGATTGCCGAGCTTAGCCTGTCGGTTCGTGCCCGCAAGTGCATGGTTCGCTTGGGAATTTCGACCATTGGCGAACTGGTCCGCCGCACCGGCGATGAATTGCTGGAATGCAAGAACTTTGGTGTGACCAGCTTGAACGAAGTTCGCGAGAAGCTGACTTCCTACAATCTAAAGCTACGCGGCGACTAA
- the tgt gene encoding tRNA guanosine(34) transglycosylase Tgt, producing MSDSTAKTAEADWFRYQLKQQDSTTAARRGEFVTPHGTVQTPAFMPVGTQGTVKGLEIGMVRQTGAEMILGNTYHLSLRPGDDVVAELGGLHKFMGWDGPILTDSGGFQIFSLAQMRKITEKEAIFQSHIDGRKIHLSPERSIEIQENLGSDIAMVLDHVVELPNEPQVIREAMDRSIRWAERCQAAATRKDQAQFAIVQGGLDENMRVECAERLGALNFPGYAMGGLSVGEPPPEMYRILDATCPALPADKPRYLMGVGRPEDLLEGIRRGVDLFDCVMPTRNGRNALAFTDEGTVRLRNAKYQRDPSPLDSKSAPQVAGLSRAYLRHLFMAKEMLGPILLSLHNVAYYQRLMREARQAIEEGRFVAFYEEKMKGWASGS from the coding sequence TTGAGCGATTCAACTGCAAAAACAGCCGAGGCTGATTGGTTTCGCTATCAACTGAAGCAGCAAGATTCCACAACGGCAGCCCGCCGGGGCGAGTTCGTCACCCCGCACGGAACCGTGCAAACGCCAGCGTTCATGCCGGTCGGCACGCAAGGAACGGTCAAAGGGCTCGAAATCGGGATGGTCCGGCAAACCGGCGCCGAGATGATCTTGGGCAATACCTACCATTTGTCGCTTCGGCCAGGGGATGACGTCGTTGCCGAGCTAGGCGGGCTGCATAAGTTCATGGGGTGGGATGGGCCGATCCTCACCGACAGTGGCGGTTTTCAGATCTTCAGCTTGGCCCAAATGCGGAAGATCACCGAGAAGGAGGCCATCTTTCAATCGCACATCGATGGCCGCAAGATTCACCTCTCGCCCGAGCGCAGTATCGAAATCCAAGAGAACCTCGGTAGCGATATCGCTATGGTGCTAGACCACGTCGTCGAACTACCGAACGAGCCGCAAGTAATTCGTGAGGCAATGGACCGCTCGATTCGCTGGGCCGAGCGGTGTCAGGCTGCCGCCACGCGAAAGGATCAGGCTCAGTTCGCGATTGTTCAAGGTGGGCTCGACGAAAACATGCGGGTCGAGTGTGCCGAGCGATTAGGGGCGTTGAACTTCCCTGGCTACGCCATGGGTGGGCTTAGTGTGGGAGAGCCGCCGCCAGAGATGTATCGGATTCTGGACGCGACCTGCCCTGCTCTGCCGGCCGATAAGCCGCGGTATCTAATGGGCGTCGGGCGACCAGAAGACTTGCTGGAGGGGATTCGCCGGGGGGTCGATTTGTTCGACTGTGTTATGCCCACACGCAATGGTCGCAACGCCCTGGCCTTCACCGACGAAGGCACCGTCCGTCTGCGAAATGCCAAGTATCAACGCGATCCGTCTCCGTTAGATTCGAAGTCGGCTCCTCAGGTTGCGGGGCTTAGCCGGGCTTATTTGCGGCATCTGTTTATGGCCAAGGAAATGCTGGGGCCGATTTTGCTGTCGCTACATAACGTGGCGTACTACCAGCGATTGATGCGCGAAGCTCGTCAGGCGATCGAAGAGGGACGATTCGTGGCGTTTTATGAAGAAAAGATGAAGGGTTGGGCTTCTGGTTCGTAA
- a CDS encoding diacylglycerol/lipid kinase family protein has translation MISTDTRPQTSLGSAWLFINRIAGGCDKSHQHAQLRALLEKLGIEMRELNSPQQLSAQWHDDSITRPDFIISVGGDGTAAMIAGLTAGQVPIAIYPAGTENVLAKYLQIPTDFDAFAAMLTQRQVRHFDAGKCGERTFMLMLSAGFEAEVVHQVHAQRDGHLSKFNYVLPTFGLMRSYAYPKIELDIELEDGTRTQTIGYWVFVFNFPRYALGLELTPNARPDDGLLDVCVLTQKGFWATNTYICSLLSGNLSTRSDTTYYRARSLKIHCDEGALPLQTDGDPAGFTDVTVSVQPGYLPLIVPATKKPG, from the coding sequence GTGATCTCTACCGATACTCGCCCGCAAACTTCGCTCGGTTCGGCTTGGCTCTTTATCAACCGAATCGCCGGCGGCTGTGACAAGTCGCACCAACATGCTCAGCTTCGTGCTTTGCTTGAAAAGCTGGGCATTGAGATGCGCGAGCTAAACTCCCCCCAGCAACTCTCAGCGCAGTGGCACGACGATTCAATCACACGACCTGATTTCATTATTTCAGTCGGCGGGGATGGCACGGCAGCCATGATCGCAGGGCTAACCGCTGGCCAAGTTCCGATCGCGATCTATCCCGCTGGTACCGAGAACGTTCTGGCCAAGTATCTGCAGATTCCTACCGATTTCGACGCCTTTGCCGCGATGCTAACGCAACGGCAAGTTCGCCATTTCGACGCCGGCAAGTGTGGCGAACGGACCTTTATGTTGATGCTTTCGGCAGGGTTTGAAGCGGAAGTGGTCCATCAGGTACATGCCCAACGTGATGGACACCTTTCGAAATTCAACTACGTTTTGCCAACCTTTGGGCTCATGCGGAGCTATGCGTACCCCAAGATAGAACTCGATATCGAGCTAGAAGACGGCACACGCACCCAAACGATTGGCTATTGGGTGTTCGTTTTCAACTTTCCGCGGTATGCCCTTGGGCTGGAGTTAACCCCGAATGCCCGCCCTGACGACGGTTTGCTTGATGTTTGTGTTTTGACCCAAAAAGGATTCTGGGCAACAAATACCTACATTTGCTCGCTTCTCTCTGGCAACCTCTCGACTCGGAGTGATACCACCTACTACCGAGCTCGCTCACTTAAAATCCACTGCGATGAGGGAGCTCTTCCGCTTCAGACCGACGGTGATCCGGCCGGTTTTACGGATGTGACCGTCTCAGTCCAGCCTGGCTACCTACCGCTGATTGTTCCGGCCACCAAGAAGCCAGGATAA
- the kdsA gene encoding 3-deoxy-8-phosphooctulonate synthase: protein MNSSAPSQTAFSLNQAGHLLLIAGPCVLETRDLAFQIAEQLCQIAQRHPIQLVFKASFDKANRTSIHSYRGIGLEEGLKLLAAVRSEFGIPVTTDVHESCQAAPVGEVCDILQIPAFLARQTDLLVAAAATGKAVNVKKGQFMAPGDMKHVVEKLKEAEASQTLLTERGTFFGYGRLVNDMRALIEMRSLGVPVVFDATHSVQEPGGLGSQTGGNRAMVAPLAKAAAAVGIDGLFLETHPNPDQSPSDGPNMIPLAELESLIDRVLAVRTAALG, encoded by the coding sequence GTGAATTCCTCTGCTCCATCACAAACAGCATTCAGCTTGAACCAAGCCGGGCATCTGCTGCTCATCGCTGGACCTTGTGTCTTGGAAACGCGGGATCTTGCCTTTCAAATCGCCGAGCAGCTTTGCCAGATCGCTCAACGCCACCCGATTCAGCTTGTTTTCAAGGCTTCGTTCGATAAAGCGAACCGTACTAGCATTCATTCGTACAGAGGAATAGGGCTCGAAGAAGGCCTGAAGTTGTTGGCAGCCGTCCGCAGCGAATTTGGCATTCCGGTCACGACCGACGTTCATGAATCGTGCCAAGCGGCCCCTGTTGGCGAAGTGTGCGATATCCTGCAAATCCCCGCGTTCCTGGCGAGACAAACCGATTTGCTGGTCGCGGCCGCTGCCACCGGCAAGGCCGTGAACGTGAAAAAGGGGCAGTTCATGGCTCCTGGGGACATGAAGCACGTCGTCGAGAAGCTTAAAGAAGCCGAGGCCAGCCAAACCCTGCTTACCGAGCGGGGCACCTTCTTCGGCTATGGCCGCTTGGTAAATGACATGCGCGCCCTAATCGAAATGCGTTCGCTAGGTGTGCCGGTTGTTTTCGACGCGACTCATAGTGTCCAAGAGCCAGGCGGCCTGGGCAGTCAAACCGGTGGCAATCGGGCGATGGTTGCTCCGTTGGCCAAAGCGGCTGCGGCGGTTGGCATCGACGGCCTATTCCTTGAAACTCATCCTAATCCTGATCAATCCCCCAGCGATGGCCCGAACATGATCCCCCTGGCCGAACTGGAATCCCTCATAGACCGCGTTTTGGCCGTTCGCACGGCCGCCCTAGGTTAA